The following proteins are encoded in a genomic region of Candidatus Methylomirabilis sp.:
- a CDS encoding DUF72 domain-containing protein: MPMGDEIVRVGTSGWSYPTGEGRWTGVVYPPGTKSELEYYAGRLFNTVEVNVSFYRLIPPATARGWARITPPGFAFAVKAWQKFTHPKMHAEAAGKEEAVTRADLDKFRAGLGPLAEAGKLGAVLLQFPPSFHASVQNLEHLGMLLEALADFPLAVELRHRSWSHRHAETRSLLEGHRATSVIIDEPKFPSSIRQEVGPLSGMLYLRFHGRNAAKWWKHERAEERYDYLYTEGELRPFAERIRKLRAESPLRRAFVFFNNHARGQAVQNAHMMLKMLAEGAGPVES, translated from the coding sequence ATGCCGATGGGCGACGAGATCGTGAGGGTCGGGACGTCGGGGTGGTCGTACCCGACGGGCGAGGGCCGGTGGACCGGCGTGGTCTACCCGCCGGGGACGAAGAGCGAGCTCGAGTATTACGCCGGTCGCCTGTTCAACACCGTAGAGGTCAACGTCTCCTTCTACCGACTGATTCCGCCCGCGACGGCGAGGGGGTGGGCCCGGATCACGCCGCCGGGCTTCGCGTTCGCCGTGAAGGCCTGGCAGAAGTTCACGCATCCGAAGATGCACGCCGAGGCCGCCGGGAAGGAGGAGGCGGTCACCCGGGCGGACCTGGACAAGTTCCGGGCGGGACTCGGGCCGCTGGCGGAGGCGGGCAAGCTGGGCGCGGTCCTTCTCCAGTTCCCGCCGTCGTTCCACGCCTCGGTCCAGAACCTGGAGCACCTGGGGATGCTGCTCGAGGCCCTGGCCGACTTCCCGCTGGCGGTGGAACTGCGGCACCGCTCCTGGAGCCACCGGCACGCCGAGACCCGGAGCCTGCTCGAGGGCCACCGGGCGACCTCGGTGATCATTGACGAGCCGAAGTTCCCCTCCTCGATCCGCCAGGAGGTCGGGCCGCTCAGCGGGATGCTCTACCTCCGCTTCCACGGGCGCAACGCGGCGAAGTGGTGGAAGCACGAGCGGGCCGAGGAGCGGTATGACTATCTCTACACCGAAGGGGAGCTGCGGCCGTTCGCCGAGCGGATCCGGAAGCTCCGCGCGGAGAGCCCCCTGCGGCGGGCCTTCGTCTTCTTCAACAACCACGCCCGCGGGCAGGCGGTCCAGAACGCCCACATGATGCTCAAGATGCTGGCGGAGGGCGCAGGCCCCGTAGAGAGCTGA
- a CDS encoding nitroreductase family protein, giving the protein MTALPLPQAVLRRRAVRRFKPDPLPAGILEELLDLANRAPSGFNLQPWHFVVVTEPARRAGLQEAALGQSQVGEAPATVIFVADPEAWRAHLDEVLAMGKAEGAVSARYERQLRRTVPPAFALGPLGLLGLARALFLPLRRLFTPTPTLPVSRGGLRAYAVKQTMLAVQTFMLAAAAAGLDTCPMEGFDEVRIKRLLGIPRRMTIPVIVAVGYAQEDLPPKPPRFPLERKLHRERF; this is encoded by the coding sequence ATGACGGCCCTGCCGCTTCCCCAGGCGGTCCTGCGGCGCCGCGCGGTCCGCCGCTTCAAGCCCGACCCGCTGCCGGCGGGAATCCTCGAGGAGCTCCTGGACCTGGCCAATCGCGCCCCTTCGGGATTCAACCTGCAGCCCTGGCATTTCGTGGTGGTCACCGAGCCCGCGCGGCGGGCGGGGCTGCAGGAGGCGGCGCTGGGCCAGAGCCAGGTGGGGGAGGCCCCGGCGACCGTGATCTTCGTGGCCGACCCGGAGGCCTGGCGCGCTCATCTGGACGAGGTGCTGGCCATGGGGAAGGCGGAGGGAGCGGTCAGCGCGCGCTACGAGCGGCAGCTCCGCCGGACGGTTCCGCCGGCCTTCGCCCTCGGGCCGCTGGGGCTGCTGGGGCTCGCGCGGGCCCTGTTCCTGCCCCTCCGCCGGCTCTTCACCCCCACCCCCACGCTGCCTGTCAGCCGAGGCGGGCTCAGGGCTTATGCCGTCAAACAGACGATGCTGGCCGTCCAGACCTTCATGCTCGCTGCGGCCGCGGCCGGCCTGGACACCTGCCCCATGGAGGGGTTCGACGAGGTCCGGATCAAGCGCCTGCTCGGGATCCCCCGGCGGATGACGATCCCCGTGATCGTGGCGGTGGGGTACGCGCAGGAGGACCTTCCCCCGAAGCCCCCCCGCTTCCCTCTCGAGCGGAAGCTCCACCGGGAGCGGTTTTAG